A DNA window from Hoplias malabaricus isolate fHopMal1 chromosome 5, fHopMal1.hap1, whole genome shotgun sequence contains the following coding sequences:
- the stk35 gene encoding serine/threonine-protein kinase 35: MELRNGIHIQFQRGVRTEPLRRGFKRAQPAESEPRNGFLKVLRPLPLQDNDDGDGGCFSFLRSANLGVPAPRYSLLREVGRGSYGVVYEAVARRSGARVAVKKLRCDAPEKVELALAEFWALASLEKRHENVVQLEECVLERNGLAQKMSHGNKRSKQYLRLVETSLKGERILGYPEEPCYLWFVMEFCEGGDLNQYILSRRPDPKTNRSFMKQLTSAVAFLHKNNIVHRDLKPDNILISQKSGSPVIKVADFGLSKVCASLGCVEQESEDHVNKNVNVNKFWLSSACGSDFYMAPEVWEGHYTAKADIFALGIIIWAMIERITFIDAESKRELLGTYIRQGTEIVPVGEALLENPKMVLNIPQKPRSAMSDGIRRLLQEMLAVNPQDRPDAFQLELKMDQVTCAA; encoded by the exons ATGGAGCTCCGCAACGGGATCCACATCCAATTCCAAAGAGGAGTGAGGACCGAGCCGCTGCGGCGAGGCTTCAAGAGAGCGCAACCCGCCGAGAGTGAGCCCAGAAATGGCTTTCTGAAGGTGTTGAGGCCGCTGCCTCTCCAGGACAACGACGACGGGGATGGCGGCTGTTTCTCCTTTCTCAGGAGCGCGAACCTCGGCGTACCCGCGCCCCGGTACAGCCTCCTGCGGGAGGTAGGTCGCGGGAGTTACGGGGTGGTGTACGAGGCCGTGGCCCGCAGGTCCGGAGCCCGCGTCGCGGTGAAGAAACTCCGCTGCGACGCTCCGGAGAAAGTGGAGCTGGCCCTGGCCGAGTTCTGGGCTCTGGCCAGCCTCGAAAAAAGGCACGAAAACGTAGTTCAGCTGGAGGAATGCGTCCTGGAGAGAAACGGCTTGGCTCAGAAAATGAGCCACGGCAACAAACGGTCCAAACAGTATCTGCGCTTAGTGGAGACTTCGCTGAAAG GTGAGCGCATCTTGGGGTATCCAGAGGAGCCGTGCTATCTCTGGTTTGTTATGGAGTTCTGTGAAGGTGGGGACCTGAACCAGTACATCTTGTCCCGACGGCCTGACCCAAAAACCAACAGGAGCTTTATGAAACAGCTGACCAGTGCTGTGGCCTTCCTTCACAAGAACAACATTGTCCACCGTGACCTCAAACCtgacaatatcctcatctcacaAAAATCTGGCTCGCCTGTCATTAAGGTGGCAGACTTTGGCCTCAGCAAAGTGTGCGCAAGTTTGGGCTGCGTGGAGCAAGAGAGTGAAGACCATGTCAACAAGAACGTTAACGTAAACAAGTTTTGGTTATCTTCGGCCTGTGGTTCTGACTTCTACATGGCACCTGAGGTGTGGGAAGGACACTACACAGCCAAAGCTGACATTTTTGCCCTCGGCATCATCATCTGGGCCATGATCGAGAGGATCACGTTCATTGATGCTGAGTCCAAACGGGAGCTCCTTGGCACGTATATCAGGCAGGGAACTGAGATCGTCCCCGTTGGGGAGGCGCTGCTGGAGAACCCTAAGATGGTGCTTAACATCCCACAGAAGCCACGGAGTGCCATGTCAGATGGCATCCGGAGGCTACTGCAAGAAATGCTGGCTGTGAACCCTCAGGACCGGCCAGATGCCTTCCAGCTTGAGCTTAAAATGGACCAAGTCACGTGTGCCGCGTGA